Part of the Sphingobium sp. TKS genome is shown below.
CGAGCCGGGGCCGGATGCGGGCTTCGTCCATGCCGATCCCGATGAACACCAGTTCTTGCCGCCGGTCGCCCCACACATTGTCCCAGTGGGCCGCGACAAACCGCTCGAAGCGATCATCATCGGGCCATTGGTTTTTGGGAATGCTCGCCCACCAGCACCCCATGCGCGAGGTCATCGTCTGCGAGCCAGCAACGGCCAGCTCGCCCACCCACTCGGGCCGCGTCGCCAGCCAGAAATGCCCCTTGGCGCGCACGACATTGTCGAGACCATCCGTAACCAGGAATGCATGGAGCTTCGCTGGGTCAAAGGGTGCGCGCGCACGGTAGACGAAGCTTTCGATGCCATATTCCTCGGTCTCCGGCTGATGGCTGGCGTAGCCGTAGAGCTCCTTGGCCCAGAGCGGATGCTGCGCGGCCTTCTCTTCATCGAACAGCCCGGTGTCGAGAATGGCGTCGAGCGGCACGCGGCCGTGATCGCAGGTCAGGATGCGCGCATCCGCATTGAGCGAGGCGATCAGTTTCTTGACGGTCGCAAGCTGATCCGCGGACACGGCGCTCGCCTTACCGATGCGTCCAAAGGCGCGTTGCTTCGGATCGAGGCGCGCGGCTTGCCGCCGGGTTGGCACGGCGTCCATTTCCACGAGAAGGCGGATTGCGGAGACGCGGCTTTCCAGGGCGCCGGTGGTCATGTCCATTCGGAAAAGCCGATCGTGCATGGATTCCGGGTCGAGGGTG
Proteins encoded:
- a CDS encoding superoxide dismutase family protein; translated protein: MLRGLLFIEQPGVENGVERHAAVIAGQDARIRIERGDQFLDGRKLIRGHGARLTDASKGALLRIEARGLPPGWHGVHFHEKADCGDAAFQGAGGHVHSEKPIVHGFRVEGANDAGDLPNIHVQEDGSVTVELYSTLVSASGADGRPALKDADGSAPVIHANPDDYRTQPIGGRRRANRLCGHSIIIFVQ
- a CDS encoding GTP-binding protein; this translates as MPLDAILDTGLFDEEKAAQHPLWAKELYGYASHQPETEEYGIESFVYRARAPFDPAKLHAFLVTDGLDNVVRAKGHFWLATRPEWVGELAVAGSQTMTSRMGCWWASIPKNQWPDDDRFERFVAAHWDNVWGDRRQELVFIGIGMDEARIRPRLDECLMPVRTFTPELWMGLRDPFPSWTPAEAEAA